One segment of Anopheles stephensi strain Indian chromosome 3, UCI_ANSTEP_V1.0, whole genome shotgun sequence DNA contains the following:
- the LOC118509406 gene encoding serine/arginine repetitive matrix protein 1, translating to MMFTGTNQQQDSRFSDKEKKLLKQMKFSDNLNKRVDMSKVKLDVLRPWISQKITDMLNIDDDVIVEFVYNQLEEEKFPCPKKMQINLTGFLNGKNARLFMEDLWTLLLSAQDSETGIPEEFIQAKKEEILKREEEARLQEDGGRGHRSRSQPRDKEDGGVKAKPNKSAPRQMYKPEPEDYIDEEEKMIEEFVEAEVPKESKKVVPAPVLPVATATPEELANAESKQAEVADKGSKDHSSTRRKSTERAKSGERNSDSRARRKSRDRSRSRTDRRASSRDRRGSSRERRSSRDRRRSRSPRRSSDRSRKRGSSRSPRDKRTNDRDRRRSRSSSLSRKESKNSNGNAAALSKVQSKLMNMAEGKKLAANKKSPSRSSADSRSRSRSGSATKESARKKSASRSRSPSKSRSRKAIKGNRSSRSHSSNSNSSGSSSSSASESEKKTKGPGGSSGVTGKKRNGRNSRSRSRSHSRNRRDTSRSRSGSSRSSSSRGRKKDDFEIQKKENSIQKKRHYRSNKDSSDSEAGDGGRNSTAKGSAASRRRPGDGNGGGGRFGGRDNTRNRDRRSLSRGRGRDDGPGRGRGGGGGRSRSRSRNRSRSRSRNRSRSPRRRSRSPGGRQGGRGNVRDSNYGRRRSPPISRQGGPGGRASERDIRDRERGDRDREREREQRDRDRDRNQQQQQQQQRYSGGNGPPRRGSSRERDRERERGAASSAHTGTNNNNSHKWRRSDEPQRGEPQRQQRQEMGPPASNRYDDRERNSHRDSSGGGNRTTGGRRSNSTEPQDRFKGNQGGPARGGNRKASQSPAESTGSRRSATKGDSTERFDDGGVQSERHRNSSEGARPDKASVREDSSEREEKMRASNPSVGARKQTQEPAAVNTAAPASTARRSNDAQIVREASKAQDESRKPAKSASSQANSARSDRGYRSSLSRTPSPFLKPHELEAAAAAAAHPNAAPGANSAASSTAVSFDQKKQQQQQQKLVNKSSRQKKQHQRASSDSDDDDSSGSDSDDSREEKQSKKATVFSRRGEVNEDKEENDKKASMATGHKKRKQKRKPESKKRSKQQHHRRSSSSSSSSSSGDDEEEEEEDDDDDERVAAAGDDPSSGEERKSRAKDRREPKKVSGGSGKGAINAAAPPAPALDHDRQRKQQGHAKEGDSRKAHRDSTSSVEQQQHGGGKKRKHSTSESNSRAPLQQPEEATASKLSKTLSSTNNSNSVSSSKGKHAAKVAEPPNRSSSSSDDSDDDRQRKKRRKEKKRARNVSPDEASASSGSKRSKKHKKHRKHAKKHKKHKKHKKSGKASGKYHRNSSSSSSDEEEGGPAVVRSKKSILAIGGAGTVINDDLEKQLRERALKSMKKQQSISD from the exons ATGATGTTCACT GGTACGAATCAGCAGCAGGATTCGCGGTTCTCCGACAAGGAGAAGAAGCTGCTGAAACAGATGAAGTTCAGTGATAATCTCAACAAACGGGTCGATATGTCGAAGGTAAAGCTGGACGTGTTGCGCCCGTGGATCAGCCAGAAGATTACCGACATGCTCAACATCGACGACGACGTGATCGTGGAGTTTGTGTACAACCAGCTCGAGGAGGAAAAGTTCCCCTGTCCGAAAAAGATGCAAATCAATCTGACCGGCTTTCTGAACGGTAAAAACGCGCGCCTCTTTATGGAAGATCTGTGGACGCTGCTGCTATCGGCACAGGACTCCGAAACCGGCATACCGGAAGAGTTCATACAGGCGAAGAAGGAGGAAATTTTAAAACGCGAAGAGGAAGCACGGCTTCAGGAGGACGGTGGCCGCGGGCACCGGTCGCGAAGCCAACCCCGCGACAAAGAGGACGGTGGTGTCAAGGCAAAGCCGAACAAAAGTGCTCCGCGCCAAATGTACAAACCCGAACCGGAGGACTACATCGATGAGGAGGAAAAAATGATCGAAGAGTTTGTAGAGGCCGAAGTTCCGAAGGAATCGAAAAAGGTAGTGCCGGCGCCGGTTCTGCCGGTCGCAACCGCAACGCCCGAGGAACTGGCAAACGCTGAAAGTAAGCAGGCGGAAGTGGCGGACAAGGGCTCGAAGGATCATTCTTCGACGCGCCGTAAATCGACGGAACGGGCCAAATCCGGTGAACGGAATAGTGATTCGAGAGCGCGTAGAAAATCGCGCGACCGTTCACGATCACGCACCGACCGGAGGGCATCGTCTCGCGATCGAAGAGGATCTTCCCGCGAAAGGCGATCCTCTAGGGATCGTAGACGGTCCCGCTCTCCGCGGCGATCGTCGGATCGTTCGCGCAAACGCGGCAGCAGCCGATCTCCGAGGGACAAGCGTACAAACGATCGCGACCGAAGGCGTTCGCGGAGTAGCTCTCTGTCGAGGAAGGAAAGCAAGAACA GTAATGGTAACGCTGCCGCCCTGTCGAAGGTCCAGTCGAAGTTGATGAACATGGCGGAGGGAAAGAAGCTggcagcgaacaaaaaaagtccCAGCCGCTCGTCAGCAGATTCACGTTCCCGTAGCAGGTCGGGGTCTGCAACGAAAGAGAGTGCCCGCAAGAAGAGTGCTAGTCGTTCTCGATCCCCATCGAAATCAAG ATCGAGAAAAGCGATAAAGGGTAACCGTAGCTCCCGATCTCACAGCTCGAATTCAAACTCATCCGGTTCGTCGTCGTCCAGCGCAAGCGAAAGCGAGAAGAAAACCAAAGGCCCGGGAGGTTCGTCAGGTGTGACCGGCAAAAAGCGCAACGGACGCAACAGTCGCAGCCGTAGCCGAAGCCACAGCCGCAATCGGCGCGACACATCGAGAAGCCGTTCGGGCAGCAGCCGGTCATCGTCGTCGCGCGGCCGCAAGAAGGATGATTTCGAGAttcagaagaaggaaaacagtATCCAAAAGAAGCGCCACTATCGCTCGAACAAAGATTCGTCCGATTCGGAAGCGGGTGACGGTGGCCGTAACTCGACGGCCAAAGGTTCCGCTGCGTCCCGCCGCCGTCCCGGTGATGGTAATGGGGGCGGTGGTAGGTTCGGTGGTCGGGACAACACCAGGAACCGGGATCGACGATCGCTGTCGCGTGGTCGCGGTCGGGATGATGGGCCCGGGCGTGGacggggtggtggtggtggtcgttcaAGATCTCGGTCGAGGAATCGATCCCGTTCGCGGTCACGCAACCGATCGCGATCGCCCAGGAGACGGTCCCGATCGCCCGGTGGACGGCAAGGTGGGCGTGGAAATGTTCG TGATAGCAATTATGGACGTCGCCGTTCTCCACCCATATCACGGCAGGGTGGCCCCGGCGGCCGAGCTTCAGAAAGAGACATTCGCGACCGAGAGCGGGGTGACCGGGACCGTGAGCGTGAACGAGAGCAGCGAGACCGTGACCGTGATcgcaatcagcagcagcagcagcagcagcagcgttacTCGGGAGGTAATGGGCCACCACGCCGCGGTTCATCCCGCGAGCGGGACCGTGAGCGTGAGCGAGGCGCTGCCTCGTCCGCACACACCGGGACCAACAATAACAATTCTCACAAATGGCGTCGTTCGGACGAGCCACAGCGGGGTGAACCACAACGACAGCAACGGCAGGAGATGGGTCCGCCGGCCTCGAACCGGTACGACGATCGCGAACGAAACAGCCACCGGGATTCGTCCGGTGGCGGTAATCGGACGACTGGTGGTCGGCGTAGCAATAGCACGGAACCGCAAGATCGGTTCAAAGGCAACCAGGGCGGTCCGGCACGGGGTGGCAATAGGAAAGCTTCACAGAGTCCTGCCGAATCCACCGGCAGCCGCCGATCGGCAACGAAAGGAGATTCTACCGAACGTTTCGACGATGGTGGTGTGCAATCGGAACGTCATCGTAATTCCTCCGAAGGTGCACGACCGGACAAAGCATCGGTCAGAGAAGATAGCTccgaaagggaagaaaaaatgcGAGCGAGCAACCCGTCTGTCGGGGCTCGCAAACAGACGCAAGAGCCAGCAGCGGTTAATACTGCTGCCCCAGCGAGCACAGCACGCCGGTCCAACGATGCTCAGATTGTAAGGGAAGCAAGTAAAGCACAGGACGAAAGTAGAAAGCCAGCAAAGTCGGCCTCGTCCCAGGCCAACAGCGCACGGTCCGATCGGGGCTACAGAAGCAGTCTGTCGAGAACTCCATCGCCCTTCCTGAAGCCACACGAACTcgaagcagcagcggcagcggcagctcaCCCGAATGCTGCCCCGGGTGCCAATTCTGCCGCATCCTCCACAGCCGTTTCATTCGACCagaaaaagcagcagcagcagcagcaaaagttaGTCAACAAGTCCAGCCGGCAAAAGAAGCAGCATCAGCGTGCAAGCTCCGacagcgatgacgacgacagTTCCGGCAGTGACAGTGATGATTCGCGAGAGGAAAAGCAATCGAAAAAGGCCACCGTGTTCAGCAGGCGCGGTGAAGTGAATGAGGATAAGGAGGAGAATGATAAAAAAGCTTCGATGGCGACGGGTCACAAAAAGCGAAAGCAGAAGCGAAAGCCGGAATCTAAAAAGCGAAGCAAACAACAGCACCATCGTCGCTCCTCTTCGTCCTCTTCCTCATCGAGCAGTGGggacgatgaggaggaggaggaggaggacgacgacgacgacgagcggGTAGCCGCCGCCGGAGACGATCCATCGTCCGGGGAGGAACGTAAATCTCGCGCCAAGGATCGTCGGGAACCAAAGAAAGTGTCTGGTGGTTCGGGTAAGGGAGCGATAAATGCTGCGGCCCCCCCAGCACCAGCCTTGGATCACGATCGCCAGCGTAAGCAGCAGGGACACGCGAAGGAAGGTGACAGCCGGAAGGCGCACCGTGACAGTACGTCCTCGgtcgaacagcagcagcacggagGTGGTAAGAAACGAAAGCATTCCACTTCCGAAAGCAATTCCCGGGCACCGTTGCAACAGCCGGAAGAGGCCACCGCGTCGAAGCTTTCGAAAACGctcagcagcaccaacaataGCAACAGCGTGTCCTCGTCGAAGGGCAAACACGCCGCCAAGGTGGCCGAACCACCGAATCGTTCGTCCTCGTCGAGCGACGATTCGGACGATGATCGGCAGCGAAAGAAACGCCGCAAGGAGAAGAAACGCGCGCGGAACGTTTCGCCCGACGAGGCGAGCGCTTCATCCGGCAGCAAGCGCAGCAAGAAACACAAGAAGCACCGGAAACACGCCAAGAAGCACAAGAAACACAAGAAGCATAAGAAGAGCGGCAAGGCTAGCGGCAAGTATCATCGGAACagctcgtcctcctcgtcggATGAGGAGGAAGGTGGGCCGGCGGTAGTGCGGTCGAAAAAGAGCATCCTAGCGATCGGTGGTGCCGGTACGGTGATCAACGATGATCTGGAGAAGCAGCTGCGCGAACGGGCCCTCAAGTCGATGAAAAAGCAGCAAAGCATCTCGGACTGA